A portion of the candidate division KSB1 bacterium genome contains these proteins:
- a CDS encoding T9SS type A sorting domain-containing protein — protein MAVGATILLVARPGPGWAQEWLLFSKANSGLPDDYVAVVTFDQKQRAWIGTGSGFVVFDGRSWTHGKELGFPAGNGEAFVADLCFDDGGRLWVASYGLLNYDGTTWEWYLPNVTPLPHSFVNCLATFGGAGFGGIVWVGTNGGLVKVQRGGWTVYTTTNSELPADWIACLKIAPDRMLWAGVFGHGVVRHEGGNRFTQYNLPSSGPYAYNSAWDMAFDQEGHLWVATSEGLVHFDGSAWRIFTVYNSPIPDNCLYCVEVDAEGSVWMGTDAAGLVRRKGEQWEVWSASNSPLPENTVVSLAIDRWGNKWLGTGSKGLAIFREGGVILGAGAQESPAPPQQFVLAQNYPNPFTTSTLVRFTLERMAKANLTVYDAQGHAVVTLFSGTISAGSHTVSWDGRNRLGEALPSGLYTCQLTAEGQAARVKMVLVR, from the coding sequence ATGGCGGTCGGAGCGACGATCTTGCTTGTGGCCCGGCCAGGGCCCGGCTGGGCGCAGGAATGGCTCCTTTTCAGCAAGGCCAACTCTGGTCTGCCGGACGATTATGTAGCCGTGGTCACCTTTGACCAGAAGCAGCGGGCGTGGATCGGCACCGGAAGTGGATTTGTCGTCTTCGACGGCCGTTCTTGGACGCACGGCAAGGAGCTTGGCTTCCCGGCAGGAAACGGGGAAGCCTTTGTGGCCGATCTCTGTTTTGACGACGGGGGCAGGTTATGGGTGGCCTCCTACGGCCTCCTCAATTATGACGGCACTACCTGGGAGTGGTATTTGCCCAACGTCACTCCTCTGCCGCATTCCTTCGTCAATTGCCTGGCCACCTTCGGAGGAGCCGGCTTCGGCGGGATCGTATGGGTTGGCACCAACGGTGGGCTGGTGAAAGTGCAAAGGGGAGGGTGGACAGTATACACCACCACCAATTCCGAACTGCCGGCCGACTGGATCGCTTGCCTAAAGATCGCGCCGGACCGCATGCTATGGGCGGGGGTCTTTGGACACGGGGTGGTGCGTCATGAGGGCGGCAACCGCTTCACGCAGTACAATCTTCCCAGCAGTGGCCCGTATGCCTACAATTCGGCCTGGGATATGGCTTTCGACCAAGAGGGACACCTCTGGGTAGCCACCTCCGAAGGGCTCGTCCACTTCGACGGCAGCGCCTGGCGCATCTTCACCGTCTACAACTCCCCCATTCCCGACAACTGCCTCTACTGCGTGGAAGTGGACGCCGAGGGATCTGTGTGGATGGGCACCGATGCTGCCGGCCTTGTCAGGCGCAAGGGCGAACAATGGGAAGTCTGGAGCGCGAGCAATTCTCCCTTGCCCGAGAACACAGTCGTCTCGCTGGCCATCGACCGATGGGGGAACAAGTGGCTCGGAACGGGGAGCAAGGGCCTGGCCATCTTCCGCGAGGGCGGGGTGATCCTCGGGGCAGGGGCCCAGGAGTCCCCGGCTCCGCCGCAGCAGTTCGTTCTGGCCCAAAACTACCCCAACCCGTTCACCACGTCCACGCTCGTTCGCTTCACCTTGGAGCGAATGGCAAAGGCAAATCTCACCGTCTACGACGCCCAGGGCCACGCGGTCGTCACGCTCTTCTCCGGCACCATATCGGCTGGAAGCCACACGGTGAGCTGGGACGGGCGCAATCGGCTCGGCGAAGCTCTGCCCAGTGGCCTCTACACCTGCCAGTTGACGGCAGAAGGACAGGCCGCCAGGGTGAAGATGGTGCTGGTGCGCTAG
- a CDS encoding redoxin domain-containing protein — translation MRKAKVLIVAQSAVILVLSAEVVFLAFQNRRLTSHARSRVSHYRSAESIKPGTVAPPIEGCDLNGDTVRIGPNKAVSSALLVFFAPHCPACEVDAPTWKRLSATPAGAKVAWVGICLGGRSECLEFVRRHGIAFPVVADSTRIIAEMYNCATVIPQVVHVKNGIVDYVTAGAGSGRGHAELARRLLP, via the coding sequence ATGAGAAAGGCCAAAGTCCTGATAGTGGCGCAGAGCGCAGTAATCCTAGTCCTCAGCGCCGAAGTGGTTTTCCTGGCATTCCAGAACCGCAGACTCACTTCTCACGCAAGAAGCAGGGTGAGCCACTACCGCTCGGCCGAAAGCATCAAACCCGGCACAGTTGCGCCTCCCATTGAAGGCTGTGACCTGAATGGCGATACGGTGCGCATCGGCCCAAACAAGGCAGTCTCCTCCGCGCTACTGGTGTTCTTTGCACCTCATTGCCCGGCCTGTGAAGTAGATGCGCCCACCTGGAAGCGACTCTCTGCAACTCCCGCAGGAGCCAAGGTCGCCTGGGTGGGGATATGCCTTGGGGGGCGCAGTGAGTGCCTGGAATTCGTGAGGCGGCACGGCATCGCCTTCCCTGTGGTGGCGGACAGCACCCGCATCATTGCCGAGATGTACAACTGCGCCACCGTGATTCCTCAGGTGGTGCATGTGAAGAATGGGATTGTCGATTACGTCACGGCAGGGGCAGGCTCCGGGAGGGGGCATGCGGAACTGGCGAGAAGACTTTTGCCTTGA
- a CDS encoding T9SS type A sorting domain-containing protein → MHLQRGCKAIGHEGEGRFTRYGLPSSNPYPCATALDTASGRRGNRWNATPKGLVRHDGSAWPILSIYNSPLPDNAISTVRVDEEGTIWPGMSYAGLVKYDGQRCTVDDTTNSPLPENRVYALAIDSWGNKWIGAANKGVAIFRDGRLILEATGREHSPPLPQFALAQNYPNPFNSSTRIWFTLGQPATVEMAIHDQMGRAVVGLLQGCRPQGNYAVTWDGPDQAGRPLPSGIYICQLRDGVHTAMVEMVLVH, encoded by the coding sequence TTGCACCTCCAACGGGGGTGCAAGGCTATTGGCCACGAAGGCGAGGGTCGGTTCACCCGATATGGGCTCCCCAGCAGTAACCCTTACCCCTGTGCCACGGCCTTGGACACCGCGTCTGGCCGAAGAGGCAATCGGTGGAACGCCACCCCCAAGGGGCTGGTGCGCCATGACGGGAGCGCCTGGCCCATACTGAGCATCTACAACTCCCCTCTGCCGGACAACGCAATCTCAACCGTTCGGGTCGATGAAGAGGGGACTATTTGGCCGGGCATGAGCTATGCCGGCTTGGTGAAGTACGATGGCCAGCGCTGCACTGTCGACGACACGACCAACTCTCCTTTGCCTGAGAACCGCGTCTATGCCCTGGCCATCGACAGCTGGGGCAATAAGTGGATTGGCGCCGCCAACAAGGGCGTGGCCATCTTCCGCGATGGCCGGCTGATACTCGAAGCAACGGGGCGAGAGCACAGCCCTCCCTTGCCGCAGTTTGCCTTGGCGCAGAACTATCCGAACCCGTTCAATTCGTCTACCCGGATCTGGTTCACCTTGGGCCAGCCGGCAACCGTGGAAATGGCTATTCACGACCAGATGGGCCGCGCTGTGGTAGGCTTACTGCAAGGCTGCAGACCTCAGGGGAACTACGCCGTCACTTGGGATGGGCCCGACCAGGCTGGGCGTCCCCTGCCTAGTGGCATCTACATCTGTCAGCTCCGGGATGGAGTGCACACTGCCATGGTCGAGATGGTGCTGGTACACTAG
- a CDS encoding PQQ-binding-like beta-propeller repeat protein: MWRSTDASFFRWGLGGWASMSADDEVVYLMAADTLSPASLVAFDAHTGAQLWRAPASWSSCHPVVDCEGNVYYSRLREDIGYVLRSVTDQGVLRWEADYPVLPGANLALARDGSLYVRGEKEELLCFDCAGHLKWSAPLPTGLGRYGGLAVVDGEGTCYLVHARFVSAFDRFGHPIFTCELPGLPSGLSEAAISAQGRLYVLGERELYPIE; this comes from the coding sequence TTGTGGCGCTCTACCGATGCAAGCTTCTTCCGGTGGGGACTAGGCGGGTGGGCATCCATGTCAGCGGACGACGAGGTCGTCTACTTGATGGCCGCTGACACGCTCTCCCCTGCCTCCCTTGTGGCCTTCGACGCGCACACAGGGGCGCAGCTGTGGCGCGCACCTGCCTCTTGGAGTTCTTGTCATCCGGTGGTTGATTGTGAGGGCAATGTCTACTATTCCAGGCTGAGGGAGGACATTGGCTATGTGCTCCGTTCGGTGACCGACCAGGGGGTATTGCGCTGGGAGGCTGATTACCCAGTTCTCCCCGGGGCGAACCTGGCCTTGGCAAGGGATGGCAGCCTCTATGTGCGTGGGGAGAAAGAGGAGCTGCTGTGCTTCGATTGCGCCGGCCACCTGAAATGGAGCGCACCTCTGCCGACCGGACTCGGGCGCTACGGAGGATTGGCGGTGGTAGATGGTGAGGGGACATGCTATTTGGTGCACGCGCGTTTCGTCTCGGCTTTCGATCGGTTTGGTCACCCCATATTTACGTGCGAGTTGCCTGGGCTTCCCAGCGGGCTCTCAGAGGCGGCCATCTCCGCCCAGGGGCGGCTCTACGTGCTCGGCGAGCGGGAGCTGTACCCTATTGAATAG
- a CDS encoding PQQ-binding-like beta-propeller repeat protein translates to MAGADPQSTRRGKYPGPKGGKVIWSVRFPASIWRRALALGQDGTVYTTASCSTKTDRCLYAISPDGTELWSRPLGSAVYGSSTPIVLADGGVLVVADKSAILYEFAPDGTLRWSYNTGVGLMTPRIGVGRDGTLYLVGWYPYPLLAIGRDGGGIVALYRCKLLPVGTRRVGIHVSGRRGRLLDGR, encoded by the coding sequence ATGGCGGGCGCCGATCCCCAGAGTACGCGCCGGGGGAAATACCCGGGTCCAAAGGGAGGGAAAGTGATATGGAGCGTCCGCTTCCCGGCATCGATTTGGCGCCGTGCCTTAGCATTAGGTCAAGACGGGACCGTCTACACCACTGCTTCTTGCTCTACCAAGACTGATCGGTGCCTTTACGCCATCAGTCCCGATGGTACCGAGCTGTGGAGCAGGCCTCTAGGCAGCGCTGTCTATGGCAGTTCCACCCCGATTGTCCTTGCTGACGGTGGTGTGCTCGTGGTGGCGGACAAGTCTGCAATTCTCTACGAATTCGCCCCAGATGGTACGCTGCGGTGGAGCTACAACACGGGGGTGGGGCTGATGACTCCAAGGATTGGGGTGGGGCGAGACGGTACTCTTTACCTGGTGGGGTGGTACCCGTATCCATTGTTGGCCATTGGGCGGGACGGGGGGGGTATTGTGGCGCTCTACCGATGCAAGCTTCTTCCGGTGGGGACTAGGCGGGTGGGCATCCATGTCAGCGGACGACGAGGTCGTCTACTTGATGGCCGCTGA
- a CDS encoding T9SS type A sorting domain-containing protein, with protein sequence MAGGSRYLYYCTATTGEPPESPPSDQVVVRGNPYKVLPGEGEEPAPGAGGQVQMWSLGLWCSRNPCNAVAVVWYRLPGEGRVHLALYDLVGAEVVELARGVQSAGAHRVSCSLGALPPGVYIVRLLFAHRVVSQKVAVVK encoded by the coding sequence GTGGCCGGGGGGAGCAGGTACCTCTACTACTGCACCGCCACAACCGGGGAGCCGCCAGAGTCGCCACCTTCTGACCAGGTGGTGGTGCGGGGCAACCCCTACAAGGTGTTGCCTGGAGAGGGTGAGGAGCCTGCGCCCGGTGCAGGTGGGCAGGTGCAGATGTGGAGCTTGGGGCTGTGGTGTTCGAGGAACCCCTGCAATGCGGTGGCGGTGGTGTGGTACCGCCTGCCGGGCGAAGGGAGGGTGCACCTTGCGCTCTATGACCTGGTGGGGGCGGAGGTGGTGGAGCTGGCGCGCGGCGTCCAGTCGGCAGGGGCGCATCGGGTGTCCTGTTCCTTAGGTGCACTGCCTCCGGGTGTTTACATAGTCCGGCTGCTGTTTGCGCACAGGGTGGTGAGTCAGAAGGTGGCGGTGGTCAAATGA
- a CDS encoding PQQ-binding-like beta-propeller repeat protein translates to MANSPWPVMWADPQCTARGKYPGARLGKLVWGFAPVQIDGECVNVAVAEECTIYWAARVAAPAWQLTLFVRGVDGRERARVPLGPRGQCQDSSSPILLADGTLLVIGGEEGAFFECTPDGQVHTTFRLWQYHGVAGPGLGMEGNVYLCEVEHQTFFAIGAQRQLLWTNSERSGRRGSPSWLSLSPDGRQVYTVVLGAEATHLIAFDAQTGVIVWEVPVDWYAVSPAVDAYGNLYCVRKGYARKPVLACFGPDGSVRWESSRPVSPGVNIAIAEDGRIYAPAEGGGELLCFDGEGHLLWSVRLLFAFSGDQAALVVDSEGVVYFAVDKTVEAFDRDGRRLFVSEMPGYARSLHAMAIPCPGRLIVVGDAQLWCIK, encoded by the coding sequence TTGGCCAATAGTCCGTGGCCGGTCATGTGGGCAGACCCGCAGTGCACGGCCAGGGGCAAGTACCCCGGTGCCCGCCTGGGGAAGCTCGTGTGGGGCTTTGCGCCGGTGCAGATTGACGGCGAATGCGTCAATGTGGCCGTGGCCGAAGAGTGCACCATCTACTGGGCCGCGCGGGTTGCCGCCCCGGCCTGGCAACTGACGCTGTTCGTGAGAGGCGTGGACGGCAGGGAGCGCGCGCGTGTCCCGTTGGGCCCACGCGGCCAATGTCAGGACAGTTCAAGCCCGATCCTATTGGCCGATGGGACCCTCTTGGTGATCGGCGGTGAGGAGGGGGCATTCTTTGAATGCACCCCCGATGGCCAGGTGCACACTACGTTCCGCCTGTGGCAATACCATGGGGTGGCGGGTCCTGGGCTCGGGATGGAGGGGAACGTTTACTTATGCGAGGTGGAGCATCAGACGTTCTTTGCCATCGGGGCGCAGCGTCAGCTCTTGTGGACAAACTCTGAGAGGAGCGGCCGAAGGGGAAGCCCCTCCTGGTTGAGCTTGTCGCCGGATGGTCGCCAAGTCTACACGGTCGTGCTGGGTGCGGAGGCCACCCACTTGATAGCCTTTGATGCCCAGACTGGGGTCATTGTCTGGGAAGTGCCCGTCGATTGGTACGCAGTTTCTCCGGCAGTGGATGCCTATGGCAACCTCTACTGCGTGAGGAAAGGATATGCCCGGAAGCCAGTGCTGGCCTGCTTCGGACCCGACGGGTCTGTGCGATGGGAAAGCTCTCGGCCAGTGAGCCCTGGGGTAAACATTGCCATCGCTGAAGACGGGAGAATCTATGCGCCCGCAGAGGGGGGCGGCGAGCTGCTGTGCTTTGACGGTGAGGGGCATCTGCTGTGGTCGGTGAGGCTCCTTTTCGCCTTCTCGGGAGACCAGGCAGCTCTGGTGGTCGACTCGGAGGGCGTAGTCTACTTTGCCGTGGACAAAACTGTGGAAGCATTTGACCGGGATGGGCGCCGCCTCTTCGTGAGCGAGATGCCTGGATACGCCCGGTCACTGCACGCCATGGCCATACCATGTCCGGGGCGCTTGATAGTGGTAGGCGACGCACAACTCTGGTGCATCAAGTAA
- a CDS encoding T9SS type A sorting domain-containing protein, with protein sequence MKVSLYDLCGREVLRLAEGLHPPGEYQLRLDGWALSSGAYLVRMVHGGGALTAKVLVVK encoded by the coding sequence GTGAAGGTGAGCCTATATGACCTTTGTGGCCGGGAGGTGCTGCGCCTTGCCGAGGGGCTCCATCCGCCTGGGGAGTACCAGCTTCGGCTGGACGGGTGGGCGTTGAGCTCGGGGGCCTATTTGGTGCGGATGGTGCATGGGGGTGGCGCCCTGACTGCCAAGGTGCTGGTGGTGAAATAG
- a CDS encoding PQQ-binding-like beta-propeller repeat protein, producing the protein MEPTGRVVWSTRFDGHSPPMYGGALALSPDGAVLYALRRAEPGKQLTAWDARNGAVLWEAPSDLYFDSPLVDNEGNVYCTVRSQRGAHLVVVVRSYTQQGQLRWESRAPVGLTTNLCMSAQGHIFAYGKGDSLLCFDCQGSLCWAAPMLRRPELGAEGGVRLVLDSEGVVYACYSWKYLLAFDAAGNSLFTCELPGIPDRLSGVAIPGPDKLIVVGEYAVYCIE; encoded by the coding sequence GTGGAGCCGACGGGCCGGGTGGTGTGGTCCACTCGCTTTGATGGCCATTCTCCCCCCATGTACGGTGGAGCGCTGGCTCTGTCGCCCGACGGCGCCGTTCTGTACGCCTTGCGCCGTGCGGAGCCGGGCAAGCAACTGACGGCGTGGGACGCACGAAACGGTGCCGTGCTGTGGGAAGCTCCTTCCGACCTGTATTTTGATTCCCCTCTTGTGGACAATGAGGGCAACGTCTATTGCACGGTGCGCAGCCAACGGGGAGCTCACCTCGTGGTCGTGGTGCGCTCTTACACGCAGCAGGGACAGCTGAGGTGGGAGAGCCGCGCGCCAGTAGGGCTCACCACCAACCTGTGCATGAGTGCCCAGGGGCACATCTTCGCGTATGGGAAAGGAGATTCTCTCTTGTGTTTTGACTGCCAAGGGAGCCTTTGCTGGGCCGCACCGATGTTGCGGCGACCTGAACTGGGTGCAGAGGGGGGCGTGCGCTTGGTGCTGGATTCTGAGGGGGTGGTGTATGCCTGCTACAGCTGGAAGTACCTTTTGGCCTTCGACGCAGCCGGGAATAGCTTGTTCACTTGTGAACTCCCAGGAATCCCCGATCGGCTCTCTGGGGTTGCGATACCCGGTCCAGACAAACTGATCGTGGTCGGGGAATACGCTGTCTATTGCATAGAGTAG